From one uncultured Paludibacter sp. genomic stretch:
- a CDS encoding MscS Mechanosensitive ion channel translates to MLDKIYYGNTLEQWLISLIIIIGSFLVAKLILSINQKFIFNLTKRTSTRLDDILFRTLQSPLLFGIILVSVRIALSRLNLDKTFEKYISEAYKILTVVNITWFFKCLLHALIYEYLTPKENETPQQKRIYLDSHKISLVQKTTTGLVWTIGIVIALSNVGVNLGALLGTLGIGGVAXALAAQDTIKNVFGGFTIFTDGTFRIGDRIKVDSYDGHVEDIGIRSTRIRTLDKRLAIIPNYKIVEGAIENVSEEPMFRVKQTLGLIYSTTPEQMKKAIEILKTIALENPKVDSDNIIAAFNSFGDFSLNILFIYYVKKGEDILIVPSEVNMEILERFNTEGLEFAYPTQTLYMNKENLEEXENKTPKTVAEKKQT, encoded by the coding sequence ATGTTAGACAAAATTTATTACGGAAATACATTGGAACAGTGGTTAATATCATTAATCATTATTATTGGTTCGTTTTTAGTTGCAAAACTTATTTTATCCATCAATCAAAAATTCATATTCAACCTAACCAAAAGAACAAGCACACGATTGGATGATATTCTTTTTCGCACATTACAATCACCATTGCTGTTTGGAATTATTTTGGTTTCCGTTAGAATAGCTTTGAGTCGTTTGAATTTGGACAAAACATTTGAAAAATATATTTCAGAAGCGTATAAAATACTTACTGTAGTCAACATTACGTGGTTTTTCAAATGCCTTTTACACGCGTTAATTTATGAATATCTTACTCCAAAAGAAAACGAAACGCCGCAACAAAAACGAATTTATCTTGACAGTCACAAAATTTCTTTAGTTCAGAAAACAACCACAGGATTAGTTTGGACTATAGGTATTGTTATTGCGCTTAGCAATGTGGGCGTNAACCTTGGAGCATTGCTCGGCACTTTAGGAATTGGAGGCGTTGCTTTNGCGCTGGCTGCGCAAGATACNATTAAAAATGTTTTCGGNGGTTTTACTATTTTTACCGACGGCACTTTCCGTATCGGCGACCGCATTAAAGTTGATTCTTACGACGGACACGTGGAAGATATAGGCATACGNAGCACAAGAATAAGAACNTTGGATAAAAGATTGGCAATTATTCCCAACTACAAAATTGTGGAGGGCGCTATAGAAAATGTTTCGGAAGAACCCATGTTTAGAGTAAAGCAAACTTTAGGTTTGATTTACAGCACTACACCTGAACAGATGAAAAAAGCCATTGAAATACTGAAAACCATTGCTTTAGAAAATCCGAAAGTAGATTCCGATAATATTATAGCCGCTTTTAACAGTTTCGGAGATTTTTCNCTTAATATACTNTTTATTTATTATGTAAAAAAAGGAGAAGATATTCTTATTGTTCCATCNGAAGTNAATATGGAAATTTTGGAACGTTTTAATACTGAAGGTCTTGAATTTGCTTACCCAACTCAAACACTGTATATGAATAAAGAGAATTTGGAAGAGANTGAAAATAAAACNCCAAAAACCGTAGCAGAAAAAAAACAGACATAA
- a CDS encoding NH(3)-dependent NAD(+) synthetase: MNHGFVRVAAAVPELRVADCKFNISKITELVLQAVENKVELVCFPELSITGYTCADLFFQKKLLDDAENALLELLDFSKNLSITILAGMPARFNSQVFNVAVVIRKGEILGLVPKIHLPNNSEFYEKRWFASGANIRNEQIHLAGKKVSFSRQIIFETENYSFAIEICEDLWMPIPPSSYLCVXGADFICNLSASNELIAKNLYRKSLVEQQSARXNAGYVXVSAGAGESTTDIVYSGSAMITENGKILKEAERFSLKSQLIFSELDIERLRVDRMKNSNFHFDVDYPKAEKIYFEXKSENKITELSRKFNPYPFVPPMEVRNESCEEIFSIQVGGLAKRWMHTNAENVIIGVSGGLDSTLALLVCVKTADKLGFDRKRVXGITMPGFGTTDRTYNNAQQLMQALGVTVKEISIKEAALLHXKDIEXXXXVHXVTYENVQARERTQVLMDMANKHKGFVIGTGDLSEMALGWSTYNGXHMSMYAVNNGVPKTLVRYLVXWAATQLDKTSXKILHDILNTPVSPELLPPSENGEILQKTEDTIGPXELHDFFLYYFVRFGFTPKKILFLAXXAFXGKYDAATXXKWLRVFLKRFFAMQFKRSCIPDGPKVGSINLSPRGDWRMPSDAIAFEL; the protein is encoded by the coding sequence ATGAACCACGGATTTGTACGCGTAGCTGCCGCAGTACCCGAACTTCGGGTAGCAGATTGTAAATTCAACATTTCCAAAATAACGGAACTTGTTCTTCAAGCTGTGGAAAACAAGGTGGAGTTGGTTTGTTTTCCTGAATTGAGCATTACCGGTTATACGTGTGCCGATTTATTTTTCCAAAAAAAGTTGTTGGACGATGCTGAAAATGCGCTGTTGGAACTGTTGGATTTTTCAAAAAATCTTTCAATAACCATTTTGGCAGGAATGCCTGCAAGATTTAACAGTCAAGTTTTTAATGTGGCTGTCGTTATTCGAAAAGGAGAAATTTTAGGTCTCGTTCCCAAAATTCATCTTCCCAATAATAGCGAGTTTTATGAAAAACGTTGGTTTGCATCGGGAGCGAATATCCGAAATGAACAAATTCATTTAGCAGGGAAAAAAGTTTCTTTTAGCCGTCAAATTATTTTTGAAACGGAGAATTATTCCTTTGCCATTGAAATTTGTGAAGACCTTTGGATGCCGATTCCGCCCAGTTCGTATTTATGCGTGCANGGAGCTGATTTTATCTGCAATCTTTCTGCGAGCAACGAATTAATCGCTAAAAACCTCTACCGTAAAAGTTTAGTGGAACAACAATCTGCNCGATGNAATGCGGGTTATGTTTANGTTTCAGCCGGAGCAGGTGAAAGCACAACCGATATTGTTTATTCGGGAAGCGCTATGATTACCGAAAACGGAAAAATTCTGAAAGAAGCTGAACGTTTCAGTTTAAAATCGCAACTGATTTTCAGCGAATTGGATATTGAACGTTTGCGTGTGGATAGAATGAAAAATTCCAATTTCCATTTTGATGTGGATTATCCAAAAGCAGAAAAAATTTATTTTGAANATAAATCTGAAAATAAAATTACGGAATTATCACGAAAATTCAATCCGTATCCTTTTGTTCCTCCAATGGAAGTACGCAATGAAAGTTGTGAGGAAATTTTCTCGATTCAAGTGGGAGGATTAGCAAAACGCTGGATGCATACAAACGCCGAAAATGTTATTATCGGTGTTTCAGGAGGTTTGGATTCTACGTTAGCGTTGCTTGTTTGTGTAAAAACGGCAGATAAACTCGGTTTCGACCGCAAACGTGTGNTGGGAATTACAATGCCCGGNTTTGGAACTACCGACAGAACATATAACAATGCACAACAATTAATGCAAGCATTGGGTGTTACGGTAAAAGAAATTTCCATTAAAGAAGCGGCATTGCTTCATTTNAAAGATATTGAACANAANNCTGNNGTNCACGANGTAACTTATGAAAATGTTCAGGCGCGNGAACGCACGCAAGTNTTAATGGATATGGCAAACAAACACAAGGGATTTGTCATCGGTACGGGCGATTTATCTGAAATGGCGCTGGGTTGGTCNACNTATAATGGCGANCACATGTCAATGTACGCNGTAAACAACGGTGTTCCAAAAACGTTGGTGCGTTATTTAGTAGNTTGGGCTGCAACACAATTAGATAAAACCTCCGANAAGATTTTACACGATATTTTGAATACGCCTGTAAGTCCTGAACTGCTTCCGCCATCTGAAAATGGAGAAATCCTGCAAAAAACAGAGGACACNATTGGACCTTANGAACTTCACGATTTTTTCCTTTATTACTTTGTTCGNTTTGGTTTCACTCCAAAAAAAATATTGTTTTTAGCAATNAANGCTTTTNATGGGAAATACGATGCCGCAACCATNGANAAATGGTTGAGAGTATTCTTAAAAAGATTTTTTGCTATGCAATTTAAGCGTTCATGTATTCCGGACGGACCAAAAGTGGGAAGCATTAATCTCTCTCCCAGAGGCGATTGGCGTATGCCAAGCGATGCCATTGCATTTGAATTATAG
- a CDS encoding conserved hypothetical protein (Evidence 4 : Unknown function but conserved in other organisms) produces the protein MTSKRFIGLFLILFFFLEIFAQYPKREFRAVWIATVANIDWPSQNTHTPTQQRIEMRQMLDSLHKNNINAIVIQIRPTADSFYPSNLEPWSTYLNGKNGRRPNPFYDPLQFIVEEAHQRCMEVHVWLNPYRVTNAAGQINNLDPQHIYYKNRDLIVKYGDKYYFNPGLDETREFLNKVVEDIVERYDIDGVHFDDYFYPYPEGNADFPDQDAFVKNPRGFTNKADWRRNNVNMVIAELQETIKSLKPWVQFGVSPFGVWRNNNQDINGSATRAGVTNYDDLYADILKWMREGNVDYVVPQLYWEIGKKVADYEILAKWWSDHSYGKNLYVGLYASGLGVTRNPSWQNGNELARQLNMNRQKFPKIEGDVYFSAKTFLKNPKGLLDTLKNNYYKHPALQPICRNIQGEPSAQPQNLRIVKDGKDAYLLWDEVKEDGGCKVAYYVVYGFKGNKIGDMTNPENIVAVTTDSCIDLRELDKKFKGKCAFVVTAVNRFKYESIPTEGVTRKL, from the coding sequence ATGACGAGCAAACGATTCATTGGATTATTTCTTATTTTATTTTTCTTTTTGGAAATTTTCGCGCAATACCCGAAAAGAGAATTTCGCGCGGTATGGATTGCAACAGTGGCAAACATCGACTGGCCCAGTCAAAACACCCACACTCCTACCCAACAACGTATAGAAATGCGCCAAATGCTTGACAGTTTGCATAAGAATAATATCAACGCCATCGTTATACAAATTCGTCCTACGGCAGACAGTTTTTACCCTTCCAATTTAGAACCCTGGTCAACATATTTGAACGGGAAAAACGGTCGTCGCCCCAACCCTTTTTACGACCCGCTCCAGTTTATTGTTGAAGAAGCGCATCAACGTTGTATGGAAGTGCACGTGTGGCTTAATCCCTATCGGGTAACAAATGCAGCGGGACAAATCAATAATTTAGATCCGCAGCACATTTATTATAAAAACCGCGATTTAATTGTAAAATACGGCGACAAATATTATTTCAACCCCGGACTGGACGAAACGCGTGAATTTTTAAATAAAGTAGTAGAAGATATTGTAGAACGTTATGATATTGACGGCGTTCATTTTGATGATTATTTTTATCCTTATCCCGAAGGCAATGCCGATTTTCCCGACCAGGATGCTTTTGTGAAAAATCCGCGCGGATTTACAAATAAAGCCGATTGGAGAAGAAACAATGTAAATATGGTGATTGCCGAATTACAAGAAACCATTAAATCTTTAAAGCCCTGGGTGCAATTTGGTGTAAGTCCTTTTGGCGTATGGAGAAATAACAATCAGGACATCAACGGCTCAGCGACTCGCGCCGGAGTTACCAATTACGATGATTTATATGCCGATATTCTTAAATGGATGCGGGAAGGGAATGTTGATTACGTTGTTCCTCAGCTTTATTGGGAAATTGGTAAAAAAGTAGCCGATTATGAAATACTTGCCAAATGGTGGTCGGATCATTCCTATGGAAAAAATCTGTATGTAGGTTTATACGCATCAGGTTTGGGTGTTACGCGAAATCCTTCCTGGCAAAATGGAAACGAATTGGCTCGACAATTAAATATGAACCGGCAAAAATTCCCTAAAATTGAAGGAGACGTATATTTCAGCGCTAAAACATTTTTGAAAAATCCAAAAGGATTGCTCGACACACTGAAAAACAATTATTACAAACATCCGGCATTACAACCGATTTGCAGAAATATTCAAGGAGAACCTTCGGCGCAACCTCAAAATCTCCGCATTGTAAAAGACGGAAAAGATGCTTACCTGCTTTGGGATGAAGTGAAAGAAGACGGCGGATGTAAAGTCGCCTATTATGTGGTGTATGGATTTAAAGGAAATAAAATCGGAGATATGACAAATCCTGAAAACATTGTAGCTGTAACAACCGACAGTTGTATTGATTTAAGGGAATTAGACAAAAAATTCAAAGGAAAATGCGCCTTTGTTGTAACTGCTGTAAATCGTTTCAAATACGAAAGCATTCCTACGGAAGGAGTAACGAGAAAATTGTAA
- a CDS encoding Ferritin Dps family protein, giving the protein MGKQGIKVASVDVEKLLEMLNAALSEEWLAYYQYWIGARLMEGPMRSEVEPELLIHADEELGHAVLLVDRIIQLGGTPVINPKEWTKLARCSYEEPSDPYIEVILEQNLKGERCAIQRYQEIANYTEGKDFSTHQIAVQILNDELEHENDIEDWITDLNRMKDEWKKIRL; this is encoded by the coding sequence ATGGGAAAACAAGGAATCAAAGTAGCATCAGTAGATGTAGAAAAGTTATTGGAAATGTTAAACGCCGCTCTTTCTGAAGAATGGCTGGCATACTATCAGTATTGGATTGGAGCGCGCTTAATGGAAGGACCGATGAGAAGCGAAGTGGAACCGGAACTTTTAATTCATGCCGACGAAGAATTAGGACACGCCGTATTATTAGTTGATAGAATTATTCAATTAGGAGGAACTCCGGTGATAAATCCTAAAGAATGGACAAAATTGGCAAGATGCTCGTACGAAGAACCATCCGACCCGTACATTGAAGTAATTTTGGAACAAAACCTGAAAGGAGAAAGATGTGCCATCCAACGCTATCAAGAAATAGCAAATTATACGGAAGGCAAAGATTTTTCGACACATCAAATTGCGGTACAAATTCTCAATGATGAATTAGAACACGAAAATGACATTGAAGATTGGATTACCGATTTAAACAGGATGAAAGACGAGTGGAAAAAGATTAGATTGTAA
- a CDS encoding Phospholipase D/Transphosphatidylase, with amino-acid sequence MKIDHIILLVFIVLYAYTIFSAISVILLENRNPSKSLSWVLVLIFLPFLGLIFYLVLGQDYRKRKMISQKSIHRIKERPVTSINLDELNKRHMDVPFLKLTKLLHKNNEAAGYAYNKINVYSDPEQIFGSMFDAIRNAKKHIHIEFFIIENDKISNQLRELLIEKAKQGVRVRVIYDYFGSYNLNRIYIHSMREAGIYIKPFLPFRLRWGRSKINFRNHRKLIIVDGEIGFTGGVNIADRYIYGDKLGKWRDTVVRIEGAGVHGIQQLFLIDWYFVEKKIITDAKYFPEPKAFDENLIQFVSSGPDTDWPAIMQGIASAIMTAKKYVYIHTPYFMPPELIEGSIQLAAMSGIEVILMIPNRSDAPLSDASSFSFLGSMLEAGVRVFRYMDGFLHSKAIVIDDFLSIIGSANMDERSFEQNFEANAFIYDKNTALQLKKLFLSDLTHCEELTLDDWNNRQRRQKLKESFARLFSPLM; translated from the coding sequence ATGAAAATTGACCACATTATCCTTCTTGTGTTTATCGTATTATACGCGTATACGATATTTTCTGCTATTTCGGTGATTTTATTGGAAAACCGAAATCCTTCAAAATCCTTATCCTGGGTATTGGTGCTTATTTTTCTACCTTTTCTCGGATTGATTTTCTATTTGGTATTAGGTCAAGATTACCGAAAACGAAAAATGATTTCGCAAAAAAGCATTCACAGAATAAAGGAACGTCCGGTAACGTCAATTAATCTGGACGAATTAAACAAAAGACACATGGATGTCCCTTTTCTGAAATTAACAAAATTATTGCATAAAAACAATGAAGCTGCCGGATACGCCTACAATAAAATAAATGTATATTCTGATCCCGAACAAATTTTCGGATCAATGTTTGACGCCATTCGGAATGCAAAAAAACATATCCACATCGAATTTTTCATTATTGAAAATGATAAAATATCCAATCAACTCCGCGAATTGCTTATAGAAAAAGCCAAACAAGGAGTACGCGTAAGAGTTATTTACGATTATTTCGGGAGTTACAATCTTAACCGTATTTACATACATTCAATGCGCGAAGCGGGCATTTATATCAAACCTTTTTTACCTTTCCGTTTACGCTGGGGACGAAGTAAAATCAATTTTCGTAATCACCGCAAACTTATCATTGTGGATGGCGAAATCGGTTTTACCGGAGGAGTTAATATCGCTGACCGATATATTTACGGCGATAAACTCGGCAAATGGCGCGACACAGTTGTAAGAATTGAAGGCGCCGGCGTACACGGAATACAACAACTGTTTTTAATTGACTGGTATTTTGTAGAGAAAAAAATAATTACCGATGCCAAATATTTCCCGGAACCGAAAGCGTTCGATGAAAATTTAATACAATTTGTATCGTCGGGACCTGATACCGATTGGCCCGCTATTATGCAAGGAATTGCATCGGCAATTATGACCGCTAAAAAATATGTGTATATTCACACACCTTATTTTATGCCTCCCGAATTAATTGAGGGAAGCATTCAGTTGGCAGCTATGAGTGGTATAGAAGTTATTTTAATGATTCCAAACAGATCCGATGCGCCCCTTTCTGATGCCAGCAGTTTTAGCTTTTTGGGAAGTATGCTTGAAGCAGGCGTTCGCGTATTTCGCTATATGGACGGTTTTTTACACAGCAAAGCCATTGTGATTGACGATTTTCTTTCTATTATCGGGTCGGCAAATATGGACGAGAGAAGTTTTGAACAAAATTTTGAAGCCAATGCCTTTATTTACGATAAAAATACGGCTCTGCAACTTAAAAAACTATTTCTGAGCGATTTAACTCACTGCGAAGAGTTAACGTTAGACGACTGGAACAATCGGCAACGCCGTCAAAAGCTCAAAGAGTCGTTTGCCAGACTTTTCAGTCCGCTGATGTAA
- a CDS encoding hypothetical protein (Evidence 5 : Unknown function): MKIISGFIIELGNRSQKFGVWSLKIKDGSLMFLMIIIIKKVN, translated from the coding sequence TTGAAAATCATCAGTGGATTCATTATAGAATTAGGAAATAGAAGTCAGAAGTTTGGAGTTTGGAGTTTGAAGATAAAAGATGGAAGTTTGATGTTTTTGATGATAATTATTATTAAAAAAGTAAACTGA
- the ribD gene encoding Riboflavin biosynthesis protein RibD (Includes: Diaminohydroxyphosphoribosylaminopyrimidine deaminase; 5-amino-6-(5-phosphoribosylamino)uracil reductase), which produces MYINGNHHSYMARCLYLAKLGSSFTAPNPMVGAVIVYNGEIIGEGFHKRYGEPHAEPNAINSVKDKSLLKKSTLYVNLEPCSHYGKTPPCASLIVRMGIPHVVIATLDPNPKVSGRGVEILRQAGINVEVGVLEEEARYLNRRFFYFQEKKRPYITLKWAQTADGFIDICRKNNSTSAMKISNSVTQQFTHKMRSENMAMMVGTQTVMLDNPSLTLRDWFGRSPVRVTIDRKGIIPDNFNIKDESEPTVIFTEKEIVGKPNLEYIQISSDKNNLNEILQHLYEKNIHSVLVEGGEKLLNSFIEADLWDEANIEISKVIIGKGIKAPVLKNAEIETEKIVENHQWIHYRIRK; this is translated from the coding sequence ATGTACATAAATGGTAATCATCATTCTTATATGGCACGTTGTCTTTATTTAGCAAAGCTGGGTAGCAGTTTTACTGCGCCTAATCCAATGGTGGGCGCTGTAATTGTGTACAATGGAGAAATTATTGGTGAAGGTTTTCATAAACGCTATGGAGAACCACACGCCGAACCGAACGCAATCAATTCCGTAAAAGACAAATCGTTACTTAAAAAATCCACGCTGTATGTCAATTTAGAACCCTGTTCTCACTACGGAAAAACTCCTCCTTGTGCTAGTTTAATTGTGCGTATGGGAATTCCCCATGTAGTAATTGCTACACTCGACCCCAATCCGAAAGTATCGGGAAGAGGAGTAGAAATTCTACGTCAGGCAGGCATAAATGTTGAAGTGGGAGTATTGGAGGAAGAAGCACGATATTTAAATAGGCGTTTCTTTTATTTTCAAGAAAAGAAAAGACCTTATATCACACTTAAATGGGCGCAAACTGCCGATGGATTTATTGATATTTGCAGGAAAAATAATTCCACATCTGCAATGAAAATTTCTAATTCCGTTACTCAACAATTTACTCATAAAATGCGTTCTGAAAACATGGCAATGATGGTAGGAACACAAACTGTAATGCTCGATAATCCATCCCTTACATTACGAGATTGGTTTGGACGTTCGCCAGTGCGTGTAACAATTGACCGAAAAGGAATAATTCCCGACAATTTCAACATAAAAGACGAAAGTGAACCTACCGTTATTTTTACTGAAAAAGAAATTGTAGGTAAACCAAATTTGGAATACATCCAAATTTCATCCGATAAAAATAACTTGAACGAAATTCTTCAACATTTATACGAAAAAAACATTCATTCGGTATTGGTAGAGGGAGGCGAAAAACTGTTAAACAGCTTTATTGAAGCAGATTTGTGGGACGAAGCCAATATTGAAATATCAAAAGTAATTATCGGGAAAGGTATTAAAGCTCCTGTTCTGAAAAATGCTGAAATTGAAACTGAGAAAATTGTTGAAAATCATCAGTGGATTCATTATAGAATTAGGAAATAG
- a CDS encoding conserved exported hypothetical protein (Evidence 4 : Unknown function but conserved in other organisms) → MKKVFFISLLTITMVSCAELTSVLGTLGSTTGVTQEENAAGLKAALNLGIETAVKSLGVKDGFFNDVMLKILLPKEAQTIAENIKLIPGGSDLVDRAVLSMNRAAEDAVNEATPIFKNAILSMSFSDAMGILFGGDNAATEYLKKTTYTQLQNAFAPKIKVSLDKPLVFNTSTTKTWNSLTSAYNTVANNPIGAVAGLKPVNVDLEQYVTGKALDALFVKVAQEEKAIRVNPAERVTSLLQRVFGQLDKK, encoded by the coding sequence ATGAAAAAAGTATTCTTTATCAGTTTATTAACCATAACAATGGTTTCCTGCGCCGAATTAACTTCAGTATTAGGAACATTGGGTTCAACAACGGGAGTAACTCAAGAGGAAAATGCCGCAGGATTAAAAGCAGCATTAAATTTAGGGATAGAAACAGCCGTAAAATCATTGGGAGTAAAAGATGGATTTTTTAACGATGTGATGCTGAAAATATTATTGCCTAAAGAAGCTCAAACCATTGCAGAAAACATAAAACTTATTCCGGGTGGAAGCGATTTGGTTGATAGAGCTGTTTTGTCTATGAACCGTGCAGCAGAAGATGCTGTTAACGAAGCCACACCGATATTTAAAAACGCAATTTTAAGTATGTCTTTTTCAGATGCAATGGGAATTTTATTTGGCGGAGACAACGCAGCAACAGAATATTTGAAAAAAACAACTTATACTCAACTTCAAAATGCATTTGCTCCTAAAATTAAAGTATCGTTAGATAAACCGCTTGTTTTCAATACTTCAACAACAAAAACTTGGAATTCACTTACGTCTGCATACAACACAGTGGCAAATAATCCGATAGGAGCAGTTGCGGGACTAAAACCGGTAAATGTTGACCTTGAACAATATGTTACCGGGAAAGCATTGGATGCACTTTTTGTAAAAGTAGCACAAGAAGAAAAAGCGATTCGTGTGAATCCAGCAGAACGTGTAACTTCCTTGTTACAACGTGTATTTGGGCAGTTAGATAAAAAATAA
- a CDS encoding Flavodoxin/nitric oxide synthase codes for MFLNTEITKDTFYVGVNDRIKTKFENIIPITKGVTYNSYLIVDEKVALIDTVDICFSDLFIQKIQSQLKGRNIDYLIINHMEPDHSSAISLIRKYYPDITIVGNIKTIGMVDGFYGIDDNMMEIKDLEILSLGKHQLQFYLTPMVHWPETMMTYDVTTKTLFSGDAFGCFGALDGGVLDSEINVERYWDEMALYYANIVGKYGSAVQKAFQKLASLEIQMICSTHGPVWKEYVNKAKDMYEKMSRYDAEEGVVIAYGSMYGNTEQMAEAVAKGLVSAGIKNVVMHNTATSDSSIVLRDIFKYKGLVIGSPTYCNELHPEIDALIRKIENRGIRKRDFAYFGSFSWAGVSNKKLAAFANTMSWRTVDFSVEEKMGLKENNYQSCILLGKKLAELLRTEEPEPENCH; via the coding sequence ATGTTTTTAAATACAGAAATAACGAAGGATACATTTTATGTGGGTGTAAATGACCGTATTAAAACCAAATTTGAAAATATTATTCCTATCACTAAAGGAGTAACATATAATTCGTACTTAATTGTAGATGAAAAAGTTGCATTGATAGATACGGTAGATATTTGTTTCAGTGATTTATTCATTCAAAAAATACAATCACAACTTAAAGGAAGAAATATAGATTATCTGATAATAAACCACATGGAACCGGATCATTCCAGCGCCATTAGTCTTATTCGGAAGTATTATCCTGATATTACCATTGTAGGAAATATAAAAACAATTGGGATGGTAGACGGTTTTTATGGAATTGACGATAATATGATGGAGATTAAGGATTTGGAAATACTTTCATTAGGTAAACATCAGCTACAATTCTATTTAACCCCTATGGTACATTGGCCAGAAACAATGATGACGTATGACGTAACTACTAAAACGCTTTTCTCAGGTGATGCTTTCGGGTGTTTTGGAGCTTTGGACGGGGGAGTGTTGGATTCGGAAATAAACGTTGAAAGATATTGGGACGAAATGGCTCTTTATTATGCCAACATTGTAGGAAAATATGGTTCGGCTGTGCAAAAGGCATTTCAGAAACTTGCTTCGCTCGAAATTCAAATGATTTGTTCCACGCACGGTCCTGTATGGAAAGAATACGTGAATAAAGCGAAAGATATGTATGAGAAAATGAGCCGTTACGATGCCGAAGAAGGTGTTGTAATTGCTTATGGCTCTATGTATGGAAATACGGAACAAATGGCGGAAGCAGTTGCAAAAGGACTTGTGTCTGCCGGAATAAAAAATGTGGTAATGCATAATACGGCAACTTCCGATTCTTCCATTGTGCTTCGTGATATTTTCAAATATAAAGGATTGGTTATAGGCAGTCCAACGTATTGTAATGAGTTACATCCGGAAATCGACGCTTTAATCCGAAAGATAGAAAACAGAGGAATAAGAAAACGGGATTTTGCTTATTTCGGCTCTTTTTCATGGGCGGGTGTTTCCAATAAAAAACTGGCTGCGTTTGCCAATACAATGTCGTGGCGCACGGTAGATTTTTCGGTAGAAGAAAAAATGGGATTAAAAGAGAACAACTATCAATCTTGTATTTTACTTGGGAAAAAGTTAGCCGAATTATTGCGCACCGAAGAACCTGAACCGGAAAATTGTCATTGA
- a CDS encoding exported hypothetical protein (Evidence 5 : Unknown function), translated as MKKLLISFALFFLFLTANSQTSTAVNSSWDFVSETAVSAGFGMGGNSIFGADLEVMVLPRFSAQLGAGFWGFSGGINYHIYPTVSSSFFSFQAWQSGFGNRYKAIYAGPSFQYRANKLFQAGIGVGYQINKSPNYNPQNKALLTVNLGIYFPL; from the coding sequence ATGAAAAAGCTTTTAATATCATTCGCGTTATTTTTTTTATTTTTAACGGCAAATTCGCAAACGTCTACTGCTGTCAATTCATCTTGGGATTTTGTAAGTGAAACAGCAGTGAGCGCCGGTTTTGGCATGGGCGGAAATTCAATTTTTGGGGCAGATTTGGAAGTGATGGTTTTGCCTCGCTTCAGTGCGCAATTAGGAGCAGGATTTTGGGGATTTTCAGGAGGAATCAATTACCATATTTACCCTACGGTAAGTTCTTCTTTCTTCTCTTTCCAAGCTTGGCAAAGCGGTTTTGGTAACCGATATAAAGCAATTTATGCCGGTCCTTCGTTTCAATACCGAGCAAATAAACTTTTTCAGGCAGGAATAGGAGTGGGGTATCAAATAAACAAAAGTCCCAATTATAATCCCCAAAATAAAGCACTATTGACGGTTAATTTAGGAATTTATTTCCCGCTCTAA